Proteins encoded by one window of Nodosilinea sp. PGN35:
- a CDS encoding nucleoside hydrolase — MLPRPLIIDCDPGVDDAIAILLALASPAEFNLLGITTVAGNVPLALTTANARRICHLAQRGVPVYAGCPRPLLRSLITAEDIHGATGLQGAELPEPTLPLPVQHAVAFLIEQLTTASAPITLVTLGPLTNLAVALIQCPEIAQGIDRVVMMGGALGGGNITPAAEFNIYVDPHAAKVVVEAGLPLTMIGLDVTHQVVTTPERLRALESLGTPVGQAAAGMLRHYGQLDVERHGLAAPPLHDPCVIAYLLRPDLFTGRPMRLAVETEGSLCLGRTVANAYPTAAAPANARVIETVDAEGFYTLLTERLGKL, encoded by the coding sequence ATGCTGCCTCGACCGCTGATTATTGACTGCGACCCTGGGGTTGACGATGCGATCGCCATCCTCCTGGCCCTGGCATCTCCTGCTGAGTTCAATCTGCTGGGTATTACCACCGTGGCGGGCAACGTGCCCCTGGCGTTGACAACGGCCAACGCCCGCCGCATTTGCCACCTGGCCCAGCGTGGGGTGCCAGTGTATGCCGGGTGCCCCAGGCCGCTGCTGCGATCGCTCATCACCGCCGAAGACATTCACGGCGCGACGGGTCTGCAAGGGGCCGAGTTGCCTGAACCCACCCTGCCGCTCCCCGTCCAGCACGCCGTAGCGTTTTTGATCGAGCAACTCACCACCGCCTCGGCCCCGATTACGCTGGTGACCCTTGGGCCGCTGACCAATCTGGCGGTCGCCCTGATTCAGTGCCCCGAGATCGCCCAGGGCATCGACCGGGTGGTGATGATGGGGGGAGCGCTGGGGGGCGGCAACATTACCCCCGCCGCCGAGTTCAACATCTATGTGGATCCCCATGCCGCCAAGGTTGTGGTCGAGGCAGGGCTACCTTTGACCATGATCGGCCTGGATGTCACCCACCAGGTGGTGACCACCCCCGAGCGGCTGAGGGCCTTAGAAAGCCTCGGCACCCCCGTGGGCCAGGCCGCCGCCGGCATGCTGCGCCACTACGGCCAGCTCGACGTGGAGCGCCACGGTCTCGCGGCTCCGCCCCTCCACGACCCCTGCGTGATCGCCTACCTGCTGCGCCCCGACCTGTTCACCGGCCGCCCCATGCGCCTGGCGGTGGAAACCGAAGGGTCGCTCTGCCTGGGGCGCACGGTGGCCAATGCCTACCCCACCGCCGCCGCTCCGGCCAACGCTAGGGTGATTGAAACCGTCGATGCCGAAGGTTTTTACACACTTTTGACAGAACGGCTGGGGAAACTATAG
- a CDS encoding S-layer homology domain-containing protein, with translation MSAALRLTTLMVSGLSLLLVAGCAGSSLEQSLEADPQLQERPVFTGEDPEAPSTAEVAPDPAAAPDSAEASPPEPDTPPRGSTTARLAEVPEDLRPYVRNWLALGLVEPAAGQAADGGAAASDFQPNQPITRGEFAHWLLTANNAFYRDVPAKRMRPATAGTAPAFQDVPASHPYFAAIQGLAEAGIIPSAKTGNATAVTFRPDAPLTRETLVLWKVPLDLRAPLPTASAEAVTTAWGFQDTAQVEPLALRAVLADHQNGDFANIRRAFGYTTLFQPQKGVTQAEAAAALWRFGNQTEGISAEELLGRSAGQSSSPESTTPANSL, from the coding sequence TTGTCTGCTGCGCTGCGTCTCACGACTCTCATGGTATCTGGACTCAGTCTGCTGCTGGTAGCAGGCTGCGCGGGCAGCTCCCTGGAACAGTCCCTGGAGGCCGATCCGCAACTGCAAGAGCGGCCCGTATTTACCGGCGAAGACCCCGAAGCCCCGTCCACGGCAGAGGTCGCCCCCGACCCAGCGGCGGCTCCGGACTCCGCCGAGGCCAGCCCCCCCGAGCCTGATACCCCCCCTCGGGGGAGCACCACGGCCCGGCTCGCAGAGGTGCCCGAAGACCTGCGCCCCTACGTGCGCAACTGGCTGGCCCTCGGCCTGGTCGAACCAGCCGCTGGCCAGGCTGCCGACGGCGGCGCTGCTGCCTCCGACTTCCAGCCCAATCAGCCCATTACCCGAGGCGAGTTTGCCCACTGGCTGCTCACCGCCAACAACGCGTTCTATCGAGACGTACCGGCCAAACGCATGCGCCCCGCCACCGCTGGTACCGCCCCAGCCTTTCAGGATGTGCCCGCCTCGCACCCCTACTTTGCCGCCATTCAGGGCCTGGCCGAGGCTGGCATCATCCCTAGCGCTAAAACCGGCAACGCCACCGCCGTTACCTTTCGGCCCGATGCCCCCCTCACCCGCGAAACCCTGGTGCTGTGGAAGGTGCCCCTAGACCTGCGCGCCCCCCTACCCACCGCCAGTGCCGAGGCGGTGACCACCGCCTGGGGGTTTCAAGACACTGCCCAGGTAGAGCCCCTGGCCCTGCGGGCGGTGCTGGCCGACCACCAAAACGGCGATTTTGCCAATATTCGCCGGGCCTTTGGCTACACCACGCTATTTCAGCCCCAGAAAGGCGTCACCCAGGCCGAAGCTGCCGCTGCTCTGTGGCGTTTTGGCAACCAGACCGAGGGTATTTCTGCCGAAGAGCTGTTGGGACGATCTGCCGGTCAATCAAGTTCCCCAGAATCGACCACCCCTGCAAACTCTCTTTAA
- a CDS encoding TMEM14 family protein, translated as MPTGALCAIAYAALSAIGGLIGYAQARSQVSLISGLVSAALLLTGAWLWQAGSAGGAGMTMGVTAALVIIFIRRWMQTRKAMPAVLMIVAGVLAFVGMGLSLFGVI; from the coding sequence ATGCCCACTGGAGCCCTGTGTGCGATCGCCTACGCGGCCCTCTCTGCGATCGGTGGCCTGATTGGGTACGCCCAGGCCCGCAGCCAGGTATCGCTGATCAGCGGTTTGGTGAGTGCCGCCCTGCTGCTGACCGGAGCCTGGCTCTGGCAGGCCGGTTCCGCTGGCGGGGCCGGTATGACCATGGGGGTAACGGCGGCCCTGGTGATTATCTTCATTCGCCGCTGGATGCAGACCCGCAAAGCCATGCCCGCCGTCCTCATGATTGTGGCGGGAGTGCTGGCCTTTGTGGGTATGGGGCTGTCGCTGTTTGGCGTTATCTAG
- a CDS encoding glycosyltransferase family 2 protein codes for MNSTSPGHASKSLSISVIIPVYNGGESFRRCLESLKQSSRQPDEVIVVADGDTDGSWEVAKEFGAKVFRYDSPGGPARARNRGASMAQGNILFFVDADVTVGLDTLCGVEAAFQKDINLAALIGSYDDQPGATNFLSQYKNLFHHYTHQVSAEKASTFWGACGAIRAEAFHAVGGFDERYVKPCVEDIELGYRLRRAGYTIRLCKHIQVKHLKRWEPVSLLRAEIFYRALPWAELILSQGQPMNDLNLDRTNRLSVVLTFAALGCLLGGWVEPFLWIVAVAIMVGLLVINQRVYRFFWYKRGPLFALRVIPWHWFYFLYGGAAFAYGLVTHRFRQLSTLAD; via the coding sequence ATGAATTCCACCAGCCCAGGTCATGCATCAAAAAGTCTCAGTATTTCAGTCATTATCCCCGTGTACAACGGCGGCGAGAGCTTCCGCCGCTGCCTCGAAAGCCTGAAACAGTCGAGCCGCCAGCCCGACGAGGTGATTGTAGTTGCCGATGGTGACACCGACGGCTCGTGGGAAGTGGCAAAAGAGTTTGGAGCCAAGGTGTTTCGCTACGACTCACCGGGCGGCCCGGCCCGCGCCCGCAATCGGGGAGCGTCTATGGCCCAGGGCAACATTCTGTTTTTTGTCGATGCCGATGTCACCGTAGGGCTAGACACCCTTTGCGGCGTCGAAGCCGCCTTCCAAAAAGACATCAACCTGGCGGCGCTGATTGGCTCCTACGACGACCAGCCGGGGGCCACCAACTTTTTGTCGCAGTACAAAAACCTGTTTCACCACTATACCCACCAGGTATCCGCCGAAAAGGCTTCGACCTTTTGGGGGGCCTGCGGGGCCATTCGCGCCGAGGCATTTCACGCCGTGGGCGGGTTTGATGAGCGCTACGTCAAACCCTGCGTCGAAGACATTGAGCTGGGCTACCGGCTGCGGCGGGCGGGCTACACCATTCGTCTGTGCAAGCACATTCAGGTCAAGCACCTGAAGCGCTGGGAGCCGGTTTCACTGCTGCGGGCCGAAATTTTCTATCGCGCCCTGCCCTGGGCGGAACTGATTCTCAGCCAGGGGCAGCCGATGAATGACCTCAACCTCGATCGCACTAACCGCCTCAGCGTAGTGCTCACCTTTGCGGCCCTGGGGTGTCTGCTGGGGGGCTGGGTTGAACCCTTTTTGTGGATTGTTGCCGTTGCCATCATGGTTGGGCTGCTGGTGATCAACCAGCGGGTCTATCGCTTTTTTTGGTACAAGCGCGGGCCGTTGTTTGCCCTGCGGGTCATCCCCTGGCACTGGTTTTATTTTCTCTACGGCGGTGCCGCCTTCGCCTACGGATTGGTGACCCATCGGTTTCGGCAGCTGTCTACCCTGGCCGACTAG
- a CDS encoding NAD(P)/FAD-dependent oxidoreductase: MQSLPVVIIGGGPAGLTAGYELMKHGKKSVVLEKADKVGGISRTETYKGYRFDIGGHRFFTKVSEVQAVWKEILGDDFIQTPRMSRIYYDNKFYDYPLSLMKTLKNLGPITSALILFSYLKAKGHKYLNPGIEAETFEEWVIDCFGDRLYRIFFKTYTEKVWGIPCSQIRADWAAQRIQNMSLKQAVINAIFGSQNAKSLIKKFDYPRLGPGMMWERCQELLDMHGSPVHLNTEVVRVERQGKRITKVVAKKGDQTFDIVGEHFINSMPISLLLNRLDPLPPEEVLAAARGLKYRDFLIVSLIIDSPDLFPDNWLYIHSPEFKVGRIQNFKNWSPEMVPDPSKTCLGMEYFCSEGDDLWEMPNEKLIELASAEIARLGLGVKREDVEDGCVIRQFKAYPVYDGEYRQHLKVLEDYIRGFENLQTVGRNGMHRYNNQDHSMLSALLAAKNIVGENHDIWNINVERSYHENFTDQEWSKLRSGGKPVPVAQAV; the protein is encoded by the coding sequence ATGCAGTCTTTACCTGTAGTAATCATTGGCGGCGGGCCTGCTGGTCTGACCGCAGGCTACGAATTGATGAAGCACGGCAAAAAGTCGGTGGTGCTCGAAAAAGCCGACAAAGTGGGCGGTATCTCCCGCACCGAAACCTATAAGGGCTATCGCTTTGACATTGGTGGCCACCGCTTTTTTACCAAGGTCAGCGAAGTACAGGCGGTGTGGAAAGAAATTTTGGGCGACGACTTTATCCAGACTCCCCGTATGTCGCGCATTTACTACGACAATAAGTTTTACGACTACCCGCTGTCGCTGATGAAGACACTCAAAAATCTTGGGCCTATTACCAGCGCGCTGATTCTCTTTAGCTACCTCAAAGCCAAGGGCCATAAGTACCTAAATCCGGGTATTGAGGCCGAAACCTTTGAAGAATGGGTAATCGACTGCTTTGGCGATCGCCTCTACCGAATTTTCTTTAAGACCTACACCGAGAAGGTGTGGGGCATTCCCTGTAGCCAGATTCGCGCCGACTGGGCGGCCCAGCGCATTCAAAACATGTCGCTCAAGCAGGCGGTGATCAACGCAATTTTTGGCAGCCAAAACGCCAAGAGCTTGATCAAAAAGTTTGACTACCCCCGCCTTGGCCCCGGCATGATGTGGGAGCGCTGCCAGGAACTGCTCGACATGCACGGTTCGCCAGTGCACCTCAACACCGAGGTGGTGCGGGTGGAGCGCCAGGGCAAGCGGATTACTAAGGTGGTGGCCAAAAAGGGCGACCAGACCTTTGACATTGTGGGCGAGCATTTCATCAACTCTATGCCCATTTCTCTGCTGCTCAATCGCCTCGATCCGCTGCCCCCAGAGGAGGTACTGGCGGCGGCGCGAGGACTTAAGTATCGCGATTTCTTAATTGTCTCACTGATTATCGACAGCCCCGATCTCTTCCCCGACAACTGGCTCTATATTCACAGCCCTGAGTTTAAGGTGGGGCGCATTCAAAACTTCAAGAACTGGAGCCCCGAGATGGTGCCCGACCCCAGCAAAACCTGTCTGGGCATGGAGTATTTTTGCAGCGAAGGCGATGACCTCTGGGAAATGCCCAACGAAAAGCTGATCGAGCTGGCTTCAGCGGAAATTGCCCGCTTGGGCCTGGGGGTGAAGCGCGAGGATGTGGAAGACGGCTGCGTGATTCGCCAGTTTAAGGCCTACCCGGTGTACGACGGCGAGTACCGTCAGCACCTCAAGGTGCTGGAAGACTACATTCGCGGCTTTGAGAATCTGCAAACCGTGGGCCGCAACGGCATGCACCGCTACAACAACCAGGATCACTCGATGCTGTCGGCGCTGCTGGCCGCCAAAAACATCGTGGGCGAAAACCACGACATCTGGAATATCAACGTCGAGCGCTCGTACCACGAAAACTTTACCGACCAGGAGTGGTCAAAGCTGAGATCGGGGGGCAAGCCCGTACCCGTTGCCCAGGCGGTCTAG
- a CDS encoding glycosyltransferase family 2 protein, giving the protein MTVPKVTLVVSPRERFSYTQTSLESIYDQTQMPFKLVYVDGNSPKPVAEYLAAQALEKGFELVRVDHFLTPNQARNIGLARVDTPYVVFVDNDVVVSPGWLEALVQCAEETGAAIVGPLTCQDEPVHETIHFANGEARIIVDVKGRRRLREKMCRQGQRVAQVAHKLERTPAELVEFHCMLVRTSVFEQLGPLDEGFLNTKEHVDLCLGVAQAGGTIYFEPTSVITYVPGIAWSWADLHLYMLRWSDAWERESLVHLRQKWSLPEDVYFSQKLKALGWRRRRMILSPLLHRMTFGLVKHRLVEKVLMYGALAPVDRVLNRYLTRRHARLWLHPQQAMAVKPPQPMAELPARSPQEQVNENSTAA; this is encoded by the coding sequence ATGACAGTACCTAAGGTAACGCTGGTGGTCTCGCCCCGAGAGCGCTTTAGCTACACCCAAACCTCCCTGGAGAGCATCTACGACCAGACTCAGATGCCTTTTAAGCTGGTGTATGTAGACGGCAACTCGCCCAAACCCGTGGCTGAATACCTGGCGGCCCAGGCCCTTGAGAAAGGGTTTGAGCTGGTGCGGGTTGACCACTTTCTCACCCCCAACCAGGCCAGAAATATCGGTCTGGCCCGGGTCGATACGCCCTACGTGGTGTTTGTCGATAACGATGTGGTGGTGTCGCCCGGCTGGCTGGAGGCGCTGGTGCAGTGTGCCGAGGAAACAGGGGCCGCCATTGTGGGGCCGCTCACCTGTCAGGATGAGCCGGTGCATGAGACGATTCACTTTGCCAATGGCGAGGCCCGCATCATTGTCGATGTGAAGGGGCGGCGGCGACTGCGGGAAAAAATGTGCCGCCAGGGGCAGCGGGTCGCCCAGGTGGCCCACAAGCTGGAGCGCACCCCGGCGGAGCTGGTGGAGTTTCACTGCATGCTGGTGCGCACCAGCGTGTTTGAGCAGCTGGGGCCGCTGGATGAGGGCTTTCTCAATACCAAGGAGCATGTGGATCTGTGCCTGGGGGTGGCCCAGGCGGGGGGCACCATCTATTTTGAGCCCACCTCGGTGATTACCTACGTGCCGGGCATTGCCTGGAGCTGGGCCGATCTGCACCTCTACATGCTGCGCTGGAGCGACGCCTGGGAGCGGGAGAGCCTGGTGCATCTGCGCCAGAAGTGGAGCTTGCCCGAGGATGTCTACTTCAGCCAAAAGCTCAAGGCCCTGGGCTGGCGGCGGCGGCGGATGATTTTGTCGCCGCTGCTGCACCGCATGACCTTTGGGCTGGTGAAGCATCGGCTGGTGGAAAAGGTGCTGATGTACGGGGCGCTGGCCCCGGTCGATCGGGTGCTCAACCGCTATTTGACCCGTCGCCACGCCCGTCTGTGGCTGCACCCACAGCAGGCCATGGCTGTAAAACCGCCTCAACCGATGGCTGAACTACCGGCGCGATCGCCCCAGGAGCAGGTCAATGAAAATTCTACTGCTGCATGA
- a CDS encoding glycosyltransferase family 4 protein, with the protein MKILLLHDYGTASGGAELQMLSLRQGLSDRGHQVRLFASGALPVAGHPQLADDTCFGTTSRLQVLSQTANPSAYWRLRRVLREFQPDVVHMRMFMWQLSPLILPLLRSRPCVYQTAVYKAICPAGTKVLPDGSPCQVAPGRVCLSGGCLTPQTWAVLMVQYRLWQRWRGAIDRVVALSQGMKAQLEAAGLSPVEVIYNGVPVRDPRPALSDPPTVVFAGRLVPEKGVDVLLKAFAVARSRIPTAQLLIAGQGPAAESLRALAQQLGLGDSVIWLGHVSRPALEAHFECAWVQAVPSQWEEPFGNVTTEAMMRGTAVVASAVGAQPEIIHGDRTGFLVPPGDIETWGDRLTRLLQNRELAETMGRAGRDRALAHFSEASRTDQFLALYQRLQNGYRGRPLPVGQSAPLGL; encoded by the coding sequence ATGAAAATTCTACTGCTGCATGACTACGGCACTGCCAGCGGTGGGGCTGAGCTGCAAATGCTGTCGCTGCGCCAGGGGTTGAGCGATCGCGGCCACCAGGTGCGGCTGTTTGCCAGCGGCGCTCTGCCGGTAGCAGGCCACCCCCAGCTGGCGGATGACACCTGCTTTGGCACCACGTCGCGGCTCCAGGTGCTGAGCCAGACCGCCAACCCCTCGGCCTACTGGCGGCTGCGGCGGGTGCTGCGGGAGTTTCAGCCCGATGTGGTGCACATGCGCATGTTTATGTGGCAGCTGTCGCCGCTGATTTTGCCGCTGCTGCGATCGCGCCCCTGCGTCTACCAGACGGCGGTGTACAAAGCCATTTGCCCGGCGGGAACCAAGGTACTGCCCGACGGCAGCCCCTGCCAGGTAGCGCCGGGGCGCGTCTGTCTAAGCGGCGGCTGCCTCACCCCCCAAACCTGGGCGGTGCTGATGGTGCAGTACCGGCTCTGGCAGCGCTGGCGCGGGGCGATTGACCGGGTGGTGGCCCTCAGCCAGGGGATGAAAGCCCAGCTGGAGGCGGCGGGGCTCAGCCCGGTGGAGGTGATCTACAACGGTGTGCCGGTGCGCGACCCCCGGCCCGCCCTCAGCGACCCGCCGACGGTGGTTTTTGCCGGGCGGCTGGTCCCCGAGAAGGGGGTGGATGTGCTGCTCAAGGCCTTTGCCGTGGCACGTTCCCGCATTCCTACCGCTCAATTGCTGATTGCGGGTCAGGGGCCAGCGGCAGAATCCCTCAGGGCTTTGGCCCAGCAGCTTGGCCTGGGGGACAGTGTCATCTGGCTGGGGCATGTGTCGCGACCTGCGCTCGAAGCCCACTTTGAGTGCGCCTGGGTGCAGGCGGTGCCCTCCCAGTGGGAGGAGCCCTTTGGCAACGTCACCACCGAGGCCATGATGCGGGGTACGGCGGTGGTGGCCAGCGCCGTGGGGGCCCAGCCTGAGATCATCCACGGCGATCGCACCGGGTTTTTGGTGCCCCCCGGCGATATCGAGACCTGGGGCGATCGCCTCACCCGGCTGCTGCAAAACCGAGAGCTGGCCGAAACCATGGGCCGGGCGGGGCGCGATCGCGCCCTGGCCCACTTCAGCGAAGCCAGCCGCACCGACCAGTTTTTGGCCCTCTACCAGAGATTGCAGAACGGCTATAGAGGGAGGCCGCTACCCGTCGGCCAATCGGCCCCTTTAGGTCTTTAA